In Candidatus Aegiribacteria sp., the DNA window TATGATTAAGACAAGAACCGAAGGAACATGGGAGGCAAAGGCTGGACTGGCCCGTATGCTCAAAGGCGGCGTAATAATGGATGTCGTTACTCCGGAACAGGCTGAACTTGCACAGGCTGCCGGAGCTGTCGCTGTAATGGCACTTGAGAGGGTTCCTGCTGATATTCGCGCTCAGGGTGGTGTAGCTCGTATGTCCGATCCGGACATGATAAAGGGTATTCAGCAGATTGTTGATATTCCGGTAATGGCCAAATGCAGAATAGGCCATTTTGTTGAAGCTCAAATCCTTGAAGCAATGGATATTGATTATATTGATGAATCGGAAGTGCTTACACCTGCCGATGAAAAAAATCATGTTTACAAGTTCGATTTCAAGGTTCCATTTGTCTGCGGAGCCACAAATCTCGGTGAAGCCCTCAGAAGAATTGGTGAAGGTGCCGCTATGATCCGGACAAAGGGTGAGGCCGGTACAGGAAATGTCGTGGAAGCCGTCAGACATGCAAGATCCGTTCTTGGATCAATTAGGAAGCTGAAGGTTACCCCTCCTGAGGAACTTATGACAATAGCAAAAGAGATGGGCGCTCCTTATGATCTTGTGAAATATGTTCATGAAAATGGTTGTCTGCCTGTTGTCAATTTCGCCGCGGGAGGCGTTGCCACTCCAGCGGACGCAGCATTGATGATGCAGCTTGGAATGGACGGTGTTTTTGTAGGCAGCGGTATATTCAAGAGCGGTGACCCAGAGAAACGCGCAAGGGCTATCGTTGAAGCCGTAAGCAGGTTCAATGACGCTGAGATACTGGCCGAAGTTTCTAAAAACCTGGGGGAAGCCATGGTCGGTATCAACATCTCCACCCTTCCAGATGAAGAACGTATGGCTGACAGGGGCTGGTAGACCAAGTGCAATCCGTCGGAGTACTCGCTCTTCAGGGTGGTGTAGCAGAGCACGCTGCGATCCTCAGAAATCTCAGCTTCAATGTAATTGAAATCAGGACGCCGGATGCGCTGGATTCGATTTCAGCGTTATTCCTTCCAGGAGGAGAATCAACGACTCTTCTCTTCCTCATGAAAAGATGGGGGCTTACCGAACCAATTCAAAGAATGGGTGAGAATGGTTTTCCGATTTTC includes these proteins:
- the pdxS gene encoding pyridoxal 5'-phosphate synthase lyase subunit PdxS; translated protein: MIKTRTEGTWEAKAGLARMLKGGVIMDVVTPEQAELAQAAGAVAVMALERVPADIRAQGGVARMSDPDMIKGIQQIVDIPVMAKCRIGHFVEAQILEAMDIDYIDESEVLTPADEKNHVYKFDFKVPFVCGATNLGEALRRIGEGAAMIRTKGEAGTGNVVEAVRHARSVLGSIRKLKVTPPEELMTIAKEMGAPYDLVKYVHENGCLPVVNFAAGGVATPADAALMMQLGMDGVFVGSGIFKSGDPEKRARAIVEAVSRFNDAEILAEVSKNLGEAMVGINISTLPDEERMADRGW